A stretch of DNA from Methanosarcinales archaeon:
ATTACCAGATCAGGTCTTTTAAATCCAAGATATTGTTCAAAAAGGTTATTAATTCCATGCCCGGGCATGTTGTATTCAGAGGCTATGGGTGCAAAATTCATTTTGCATACCCGCATCAGTTCAATTCGCTCAGCAGAATGTTTTTCAAAAATTTTCTCATGCCCGACAATATTTCCCTCTCCAAGTTTCTCAACTTTCACAAGAGCCATTAAACCGAAAGCAAAATACACACCTCTTTTTACTGAATCAGGTATCTGGCCCAAAATATGTTCAGGCAGGCTGTATCTGATGCCATAAATATAAAATGCAGGATGTTCCAGCTCTTTTAAGATATTATCCTGAAATAAACGATTCAATTGCTTTTTTGCATTATCTATGAATTGGCTACTGTCAGTGCCATCTTTGCGTGTGGTTATATGAATAACATTGTTTTTTACGCGGCCATATTTGTCATATTCTCTTTCATCTATAGTGTCATAAACCGGGCATACCAACATCTCCCTATCTGGTATTTCTGGATTTAGTATTGTGGCTTTGAAAGGTTTTATTATTACCATGTGAAAAGCATTCCATAATGAAGAATTTTGTTACCAATATGTTGAATGTGTAAATTAAATTTTCGGATTGCAAATGTAATAAGGTATATATATACATATATTTTCCTTCTAAGAAAATATATATAGAACCAATTGCATATCATAATGCTAAACATTTCATTATAAGGTTGTAAAAAATGAATAAAAACAGGGGTTTTTTAATTGAAATCATTTGCTATAATTAGAGCAGAAAACAGTGGAAAAGTTAATGTTGCCCTCAGGGACCTGGTGCGATACGGTCACATGTCCTTTGATGACAGCCCCAAAAGAATGGATCCACAAAAAGCCGATAAAATGCTAGTTGACATAATGAACACACCCCTCAGGAATGCCTGCGGATCAGCAGCAGTGGTTCCCCTGGAGGATCAGGCCAGCGTTGCGATCGGCAGATTGAAAAAGATACATCCCCCAGCTCATGTGATTATTGTAAGTCCAAGACATGCCATGTTTTCACATCTTGAAAAAGACTTTAACGAAATGCCGGAAATGGACTTAAAATCACAAGATGAGGAAGATGATTTCGAATAAAAAAACATGATCTCTGATTGGAAGACAAATTACTGGTCCCTGCCAGCACCTTCTATTTCTTTTTTATCGTGACAATATCTCCCAGCGTAGTACCACGCAACATTGTCCCATGCTCCATATTATCTTGACTCACACGTTCTGTGAGTTTTATCCCGAGAGCTTGTTCAAGTTTCTTGCGCATTGCATCTTCGGGAATGATCTCAGAGCGTTCGATCTTTTTTATCAGAGGGGCTTTTTCTTTAATCTTAAGACCCAGTTCTTCAATAGTCCAGCCTTTAGCTTCCCTGGCTTCCCGGATAACCTTATTATAATCAGCAATAATTTCCCCATCCACATTATCAAAGGCATTTCGCCTGGGTCTTTTAGCATGAGTTGGAGGGGCTGCTGCAGTAGGGGCAACTTTTCTTGAAACAGGGGACCATCCCTGAGGTGTTTTCCCGTACTGGGCACACTTTGCGCATACTTCCAGTTCAGTTCTTTCAACCACTACCTTTCTGGGTGAACCGATTATGTCTATTCCACAGATTTCACATTGCATTAATAAACCAATCCTTCGAAAAGGCTATATATCGTATGGACTTAAATAATATTCGGAGATAAAAATATGGTAGAGATTTTGGAGGACAATGACACGGAAAGGAGATTAATGGTCAATATTCCACAAGATCTTTCCAAGGATGATTTTTCAAGATATCTGATAGACAGGATGCACCAGCTTGAAGAAAGAAATCACCTGATAAGAGAGCAAAATCATAAGATTGAATCTGAAAAACGACATGCTGAATCTCAAAAATTAAAATTTGAACGTGAATTAAGAACAGTCCGAAGTGAACTGGAAAAATTAAAAACCACGCCTCTTATTGTGGGTACAATTGTGGAAGTATTGGAAAACGGAAAATTAGTTGTAAGAAGCAGTACAGGACCGCAATTCGTGGTTGGATTGTCCCAGTTCATAAAAGAATCTGAACTCGAACCCGGGACGCAGGTAGCAATGAACCAGCAAACATTGGCAGTAATAAGCGTTCTTCCTACTTCAAGAAGCCATCTTGTAAGGGGCGTGGAAGTAATCGAATCATTGGATGTAGATTATTCACACATTGGTGGGCTTGAAGACCAGATAAGGGAATTAAGAGAAGCTGTAGAATTACCATTAACTAAACCCGAAGCATTCATAAAGATCGGTATAGACCCACCAAA
This window harbors:
- a CDS encoding DUF356 domain-containing protein, with protein sequence MKSFAIIRAENSGKVNVALRDLVRYGHMSFDDSPKRMDPQKADKMLVDIMNTPLRNACGSAAVVPLEDQASVAIGRLKKIHPPAHVIIVSPRHAMFSHLEKDFNEMPEMDLKSQDEEDDFE
- a CDS encoding TIGR00270 family protein, giving the protein MQCEICGIDIIGSPRKVVVERTELEVCAKCAQYGKTPQGWSPVSRKVAPTAAAPPTHAKRPRRNAFDNVDGEIIADYNKVIREAREAKGWTIEELGLKIKEKAPLIKKIERSEIIPEDAMRKKLEQALGIKLTERVSQDNMEHGTMLRGTTLGDIVTIKKK